A window from Rhinolophus sinicus isolate RSC01 linkage group LG01, ASM3656204v1, whole genome shotgun sequence encodes these proteins:
- the CTDSP1 gene encoding carboxy-terminal domain RNA polymerase II polypeptide A small phosphatase 1 isoform X4, with protein sequence MDSSAVITQISKEEARGPLRGKGDQKSAASQKPRSRGILHSLFCCVCRDDGEPLPTHSGAPLLVEENGAVPKTPVQYLLPEAKAQDSDKICVVIDLDETLVHSSFKPVNNADFIIPVEIDGVVHQVYVLKRPHVDEFLQRMGELFECVLFTASLAKYADPVADLLDKWGAFRARLFRESCVFHRGNYVKDLSRLGRDLRRVLIVDNSPASYVFHPDNAVPVASWFDNMSDTELHDLLPFFEQLSRVDDVYSVLRQPRPGS encoded by the exons ATGGACAGCTCGGCCGTCATTACTCAGATCAGCAAGGAAGAGGCACGGGGCCCGCTACGGGGCAAAG GTGACCAGAAGTCAGCTGCTTCTCAGAAGCCCCGGAGCCGGGGAATCCTCCACTCGCTTTTCTGCTGCGTCTGCCGGGACGATGGGGAGCCCCTGCCCACCCACAGTGGGGCACCTTTGCTCGTGGAGGAAAATGGAGCTGTCCCCAAG ACCCCAGTCCAGTACCTGCTCCCCGAGGCCAAGGCCCAGGACTCAGACAAGATCTGCGTGGTCATCGACCTGGACGAGACCCTGGTGCACAGCTCCTTCAAG CCAGTGAACAATGCTGACTTCATCATCCCTGTGGAGATCGATGGGGTGGTCCACCAG GTGTATGTGCTGAAGCGGCCCCACGTGGATGAGTTCCTTCAGCGAATGGGTGAGCTCTTCGAGTGCGTGCTGTTCACCGCCAGCCTCGCCAAG TATGCAGACCCAGTCGCTGACCTGCTGGACAAGTGGGGGGCCTTCCGGGCACGGCTGTTTCGTGAGTCATGCGTCTTCCACCGAGGGAACTACGTGAAGGACCTGAGCAGGCTGGGCCGTGACCTTCGTCGGGTGCTCATTGTGGACAACTCGCCTGCCTCCTATGTTTTCCATCCGGACAACGCT GTACCAGTGGCCTCATGGTTTGACAACATGAGTGACACGGAGCTCCACGACCTCCTGCCCTTCTTCGAGCAGCTTAGCCGCGTGGATGACGTGTACTCAGTGCTCAGGCAGCCACGGCCTGGCAGCTAG
- the CTDSP1 gene encoding carboxy-terminal domain RNA polymerase II polypeptide A small phosphatase 1 isoform X3, with amino-acid sequence MDSSAVITQISKEEARGPLRGKGDQKSAASQKPRSRGILHSLFCCVCRDDGEPLPTHSGAPLLVEENGAVPKQTPVQYLLPEAKAQDSDKICVVIDLDETLVHSSFKPVNNADFIIPVEIDGVVHQVYVLKRPHVDEFLQRMGELFECVLFTASLAKYADPVADLLDKWGAFRARLFRESCVFHRGNYVKDLSRLGRDLRRVLIVDNSPASYVFHPDNAVPVASWFDNMSDTELHDLLPFFEQLSRVDDVYSVLRQPRPGS; translated from the exons ATGGACAGCTCGGCCGTCATTACTCAGATCAGCAAGGAAGAGGCACGGGGCCCGCTACGGGGCAAAG GTGACCAGAAGTCAGCTGCTTCTCAGAAGCCCCGGAGCCGGGGAATCCTCCACTCGCTTTTCTGCTGCGTCTGCCGGGACGATGGGGAGCCCCTGCCCACCCACAGTGGGGCACCTTTGCTCGTGGAGGAAAATGGAGCTGTCCCCAAG CAGACCCCAGTCCAGTACCTGCTCCCCGAGGCCAAGGCCCAGGACTCAGACAAGATCTGCGTGGTCATCGACCTGGACGAGACCCTGGTGCACAGCTCCTTCAAG CCAGTGAACAATGCTGACTTCATCATCCCTGTGGAGATCGATGGGGTGGTCCACCAG GTGTATGTGCTGAAGCGGCCCCACGTGGATGAGTTCCTTCAGCGAATGGGTGAGCTCTTCGAGTGCGTGCTGTTCACCGCCAGCCTCGCCAAG TATGCAGACCCAGTCGCTGACCTGCTGGACAAGTGGGGGGCCTTCCGGGCACGGCTGTTTCGTGAGTCATGCGTCTTCCACCGAGGGAACTACGTGAAGGACCTGAGCAGGCTGGGCCGTGACCTTCGTCGGGTGCTCATTGTGGACAACTCGCCTGCCTCCTATGTTTTCCATCCGGACAACGCT GTACCAGTGGCCTCATGGTTTGACAACATGAGTGACACGGAGCTCCACGACCTCCTGCCCTTCTTCGAGCAGCTTAGCCGCGTGGATGACGTGTACTCAGTGCTCAGGCAGCCACGGCCTGGCAGCTAG
- the CTDSP1 gene encoding carboxy-terminal domain RNA polymerase II polypeptide A small phosphatase 1 isoform X2: MDSSAVITQISKEEARGPLRGKGDQKSAASQKPRSRGILHSLFCCVCRDDGEPLPTHSGAPLLVEENGAVPKTPVQYLLPEAKAQDSDKICVVIDLDETLVHSSFKPVNNADFIIPVEIDGVVHQLPPSPQLPQHPQPVGQQSPHWPTPQVYVLKRPHVDEFLQRMGELFECVLFTASLAKYADPVADLLDKWGAFRARLFRESCVFHRGNYVKDLSRLGRDLRRVLIVDNSPASYVFHPDNAVPVASWFDNMSDTELHDLLPFFEQLSRVDDVYSVLRQPRPGS; encoded by the exons ATGGACAGCTCGGCCGTCATTACTCAGATCAGCAAGGAAGAGGCACGGGGCCCGCTACGGGGCAAAG GTGACCAGAAGTCAGCTGCTTCTCAGAAGCCCCGGAGCCGGGGAATCCTCCACTCGCTTTTCTGCTGCGTCTGCCGGGACGATGGGGAGCCCCTGCCCACCCACAGTGGGGCACCTTTGCTCGTGGAGGAAAATGGAGCTGTCCCCAAG ACCCCAGTCCAGTACCTGCTCCCCGAGGCCAAGGCCCAGGACTCAGACAAGATCTGCGTGGTCATCGACCTGGACGAGACCCTGGTGCACAGCTCCTTCAAG CCAGTGAACAATGCTGACTTCATCATCCCTGTGGAGATCGATGGGGTGGTCCACCAG CTCCCTCCCAGCCCTCAGCTACCCCAGCACCCCCAGCCTGTAGGCCAGCAGTCCCCTCACTGGCCCACCCCCCAGGTGTATGTGCTGAAGCGGCCCCACGTGGATGAGTTCCTTCAGCGAATGGGTGAGCTCTTCGAGTGCGTGCTGTTCACCGCCAGCCTCGCCAAG TATGCAGACCCAGTCGCTGACCTGCTGGACAAGTGGGGGGCCTTCCGGGCACGGCTGTTTCGTGAGTCATGCGTCTTCCACCGAGGGAACTACGTGAAGGACCTGAGCAGGCTGGGCCGTGACCTTCGTCGGGTGCTCATTGTGGACAACTCGCCTGCCTCCTATGTTTTCCATCCGGACAACGCT GTACCAGTGGCCTCATGGTTTGACAACATGAGTGACACGGAGCTCCACGACCTCCTGCCCTTCTTCGAGCAGCTTAGCCGCGTGGATGACGTGTACTCAGTGCTCAGGCAGCCACGGCCTGGCAGCTAG
- the CTDSP1 gene encoding carboxy-terminal domain RNA polymerase II polypeptide A small phosphatase 1 isoform X1, which produces MDSSAVITQISKEEARGPLRGKGDQKSAASQKPRSRGILHSLFCCVCRDDGEPLPTHSGAPLLVEENGAVPKQTPVQYLLPEAKAQDSDKICVVIDLDETLVHSSFKPVNNADFIIPVEIDGVVHQLPPSPQLPQHPQPVGQQSPHWPTPQVYVLKRPHVDEFLQRMGELFECVLFTASLAKYADPVADLLDKWGAFRARLFRESCVFHRGNYVKDLSRLGRDLRRVLIVDNSPASYVFHPDNAVPVASWFDNMSDTELHDLLPFFEQLSRVDDVYSVLRQPRPGS; this is translated from the exons ATGGACAGCTCGGCCGTCATTACTCAGATCAGCAAGGAAGAGGCACGGGGCCCGCTACGGGGCAAAG GTGACCAGAAGTCAGCTGCTTCTCAGAAGCCCCGGAGCCGGGGAATCCTCCACTCGCTTTTCTGCTGCGTCTGCCGGGACGATGGGGAGCCCCTGCCCACCCACAGTGGGGCACCTTTGCTCGTGGAGGAAAATGGAGCTGTCCCCAAG CAGACCCCAGTCCAGTACCTGCTCCCCGAGGCCAAGGCCCAGGACTCAGACAAGATCTGCGTGGTCATCGACCTGGACGAGACCCTGGTGCACAGCTCCTTCAAG CCAGTGAACAATGCTGACTTCATCATCCCTGTGGAGATCGATGGGGTGGTCCACCAG CTCCCTCCCAGCCCTCAGCTACCCCAGCACCCCCAGCCTGTAGGCCAGCAGTCCCCTCACTGGCCCACCCCCCAGGTGTATGTGCTGAAGCGGCCCCACGTGGATGAGTTCCTTCAGCGAATGGGTGAGCTCTTCGAGTGCGTGCTGTTCACCGCCAGCCTCGCCAAG TATGCAGACCCAGTCGCTGACCTGCTGGACAAGTGGGGGGCCTTCCGGGCACGGCTGTTTCGTGAGTCATGCGTCTTCCACCGAGGGAACTACGTGAAGGACCTGAGCAGGCTGGGCCGTGACCTTCGTCGGGTGCTCATTGTGGACAACTCGCCTGCCTCCTATGTTTTCCATCCGGACAACGCT GTACCAGTGGCCTCATGGTTTGACAACATGAGTGACACGGAGCTCCACGACCTCCTGCCCTTCTTCGAGCAGCTTAGCCGCGTGGATGACGTGTACTCAGTGCTCAGGCAGCCACGGCCTGGCAGCTAG